In Candidatus Desulfofervidus auxilii, one genomic interval encodes:
- a CDS encoding divergent polysaccharide deacetylase family protein produces the protein MQRIRDKKILFIFLLFSSLTLIILMVFHFLKPQKPHPTYEDFSQTAIEEGIFNLNHLIAETFLHLGLEKNQWQEKIISKTWRGKTYPFIEINAQKPKALTWSTVKTSFISLAQKNPKITLRLRTPTSKKWEFYLGWNGLITHHLVFNHFLPLLPKEKPMIAIIVDDLGYDMSVVKSLINLEIPLNYAILPYLPYSKEIAELLYIHQQEEILLHLPLEPDGYHPQLNKQPGMLFLNMPPFTLKKQLTKDLEAVPYIKGVNNHMGSKFTQNPTYMKIVLREIKKRNLIFVDSFTTPKSIAYKLAQEMGVKSLRRNLFLDSTPDVNSIRQRLTTLTRWAQTQGAVLAICHPYLTTLMVLKENLPKLAMKFRFVTVSELIRHKYLAADLNK, from the coding sequence ATGCAGAGAATAAGAGATAAAAAAATCCTGTTTATCTTCCTTCTCTTTTCTTCATTAACCCTTATTATTCTTATGGTATTTCATTTTTTAAAACCTCAAAAACCACATCCTACCTATGAAGACTTTTCTCAAACAGCTATAGAAGAAGGAATATTTAATTTAAACCACCTTATTGCGGAGACATTTCTCCATTTGGGCCTTGAAAAAAACCAGTGGCAAGAAAAAATTATTAGCAAGACATGGAGGGGAAAAACATATCCATTTATAGAGATAAATGCTCAAAAACCAAAAGCATTAACCTGGTCTACAGTAAAAACAAGCTTTATCTCTCTAGCCCAAAAAAATCCCAAAATCACTCTTCGGCTTAGGACCCCTACTTCTAAAAAATGGGAGTTTTATTTGGGTTGGAATGGTCTCATTACTCACCACTTGGTTTTCAATCATTTTTTACCATTACTCCCAAAAGAAAAACCAATGATAGCCATTATTGTGGACGATTTAGGCTATGATATGTCGGTGGTAAAGTCACTTATTAACTTAGAAATACCTCTAAATTACGCTATTTTACCCTATTTACCTTACAGTAAAGAAATAGCCGAATTACTCTATATCCACCAACAGGAGGAAATATTACTCCATTTACCCCTGGAACCAGATGGATACCATCCTCAATTAAATAAGCAACCAGGAATGCTATTTCTCAATATGCCTCCATTTACCTTAAAAAAGCAATTGACAAAGGATTTAGAGGCCGTGCCTTATATTAAAGGCGTAAATAATCACATGGGGTCAAAATTCACTCAAAATCCAACCTATATGAAAATAGTATTAAGAGAAATTAAAAAAAGAAACCTTATTTTTGTGGATAGTTTTACCACTCCCAAATCCATTGCTTATAAACTGGCTCAGGAAATGGGTGTTAAGAGTTTGAGGAGAAATCTCTTTTTAGATTCCACACCTGACGTAAATAGTATCAGACAACGCTTAACCACCTTAACTCGGTGGGCGCAAACCCAAGGAGCAGTCTTGGCCATTTGTCATCCTTATTTAACTACCTTAATGGTTCTAAAAGAAAATTTGCCTAAATTAGCCATG